A single window of Pristis pectinata isolate sPriPec2 chromosome 8, sPriPec2.1.pri, whole genome shotgun sequence DNA harbors:
- the LOC127573572 gene encoding inositol 1,4,5-trisphosphate receptor-interacting protein-like 2, whose amino-acid sequence MSVHSPSGRVFGLLATCLCTAFLCLHQVLRGEQQTEPAGSPDTEEAGASPLFRFSLAFLVCYCLLKYCLWSAPRQASHLRGAAPAPARKVVLETYYEHQLKLSPHVLGHSKSHVTKIVSELVKVGKAEHQDFTLTFRGDFVQIGSAYEQHKINSPDCFDVLVPIKVPQLLKLEPAFDIGRNELPFNLRGTAVCRLKPSCSSEWSKYRKNFGDCFCVHFQKKSVLSSTQVLRWFYSKMHRCLNVIRYQCEERCSLTLSVVNDQLILKLLPKSDYVCCHISMSVRLIPAVHVGDSVFLVAQPWTSTESALGPLKPEAFWHVYLSKHEQKFLNWLKVQTPVNSCHLKCLQILKALRDVGCKDFDQEFSVQWNTILCSYNMKTALFHLLLKGPLDAWDEKFLMERLEDLIKFWRERLQKQELMHFFLGNKNIPDFLTVPRKIKDVLPVNLLAGFDAALLDMVSFQLLNTWNRAHQIMKLNNHKHWPRNY is encoded by the coding sequence ATGTCAGTCCACTCTCCAAGCGGGCGAGTGTTTGGGCTTCTGGCGACCTGCCTGTGCACCGCTTTCTTGTGCCTCCATCAGGTCCTGAGAGGGGAACAGCAGACGGAGCCGGCCGGTTCCCCGGACACGGAGGAAGCCGGCGCCTCCCCTCTGTTCAGGTTCTCCCTGGCATTCCTGGTATGTTACTGTCTGCTCAAGTATTGCCTGTGGTCGGCGCCTCGGCAAGCCTCGCATCTCCGGGGAGCAGCACCAGCTCCCGCCAGGAAGGTGGTGTTGGAAACTTACTACGAACACCAGTTGAAATTGTCTCCCCATGTCCTGGGACACAGCAAATCGCATGTGACCAAGATAGTCAGCGAGCTGGTAAAAGTTGGTAAGGCCGAGCACCAGGACTTCACGCTGACATTTCGTGGAGACTTCGTTCAGATTGGCAGTGCGTATGAACAGCACAAGATTAACAGTCCGgactgtttcgatgtacttgtccCAATAAAAGTGCCCCAGCTTCTGAAACTAGAGCCCGCCTTCGATATAGGGAGAAACGAGCTTCCCTTTAATCTGAGGGGAACCGCTGTCTGCAGATTAAAACCCTCCTGTAGCTCTGAGTGGTCAAAGTACAGGAAAAACTTCGGTGATTGCTTCTGTGTCCACTTTCAGAAGAAGTCTGTTCTGTCATCCACTCAGGTGCTGAGGTGGTTTTACAGCAAAATGCACAGATGCCTGAATGTCATCAGATACCAGTGTGAGGAGCGATGCTCCCTAACCCTGTCTGTGGTCAATGACCAACTCATACTGAAACTACTGCCAAAGTCTGATTACGTGTGCTGTCATATTTCCATGTCGGTGCGACTAATTCCAGCTGTGCATGTGGGTGATTCAGTATTTCTTGTCGCCCAGCCCTGGACCAGCACTGAGTCAGCTCTCGGGCCCTTGAAACCAGAGGCCTTCTGGCATGTCTATCTCTCAAAACATGAACAGAAGTTTCTGAACTGGCTGAAGGTGCAAACTCCAGTCAACTCCTGCCACTTGAAATGCCTCCAGATTTTGAAAGCTCTTCGGGACGTGGGTTGTAAGGATTTTGACCAGGAATTTTCTGTTCAATGGAACACAATCCTTTGCTCCTACAACATGAAAACAGCACTTTTCCATTTGCTATTGAAAGGCCCCCTGGATGCGTGGGACGAAAAATTCCTAATGGAACGATTAGAGGACTTGATTAAGTTCTGGAGGGAACGGTTGCAGAAACAGGAACTGATGCATTTTTTCCTGGGGAATAAAAATATCCCAGACTTTTTGACAGTGCCAAGGAAAATCAAGGATGTCTTGCCAGTGAACCTCCTGGCTGGGTTTGATGCTGCTCTTTTGGATATGGTTTCCTTTCAACTCCTGAATACATGGAATCGAGCACACCAAATAATGAAGTTAAATAATCATAAACACTGGCCCAGGAATTACTAA